From one Rattus norvegicus strain BN/NHsdMcwi chromosome 7, GRCr8, whole genome shotgun sequence genomic stretch:
- the Or6c33 gene encoding olfactory receptor Olr1063, with amino-acid sequence MANHSSVTKFILLGLTNDANLQAVLFLFLLLTYILSVMGNSAIILLTLLDYRLQTPMYFFLRNFAFLEISFTSVFVPKMLINIGTGDKTISFAGCFTQYFFAILLGATEFYLLAVMSYDRYVAICRPLHYTTVMNRKLCFQLVLSSWLSGFIVVVVPHAMTLQLPFCASNIINHYCCDYTILLHLSCSDTHFIEVIQFLLATVTLIFTLLLVVLSYTYIIKTILRIPCIQQRKKAFSTCSSHMIVVSLSYGSCIFMYINPSFKDAANFNKRVAVLNTSVAPLLNPFIYTLRNKQVKIAFKDMVRKAISFFKK; translated from the coding sequence ATGGCAAACCACTCATCAGTGACAAAGTTCATTCTTCTTGGATTGACAAATGATGCCAACCTTCAAGCtgtgctttttctctttctgcttttaacTTATATCTTAAGTGTCATGGGGAACTCAGCCATCATTCTGTTGACTCTGCTGGATTACCGCCTCCAGACACCTATGTATTTCTTCCTCCGAAATTTTGCATTTTTGGAGATATCTTTTACCTCTGTCTTTGTTCCCAAAATGCTAATCAATATTGGAACCGGAGACAAGACTATTTCCTTTGCTGGTTGCTTCACACAGTATTTTTTTGCAATCCTTCTGGGAGCAACTGAATTTTACCTCTTAGCAGTGAtgtcctatgaccgctatgttgcCATTTGCAGACCCCTGCATTACACAACAGTCATGAACAGGAAACTTTGCTTTCAACTAGTTTTAAGTTCCTGGTTATCTGGTTTTATAGTTGTTGTTGTGCCACATGCAATGACTCTTCAGTTGCCTTTCTGTGCATCTAACATCATCAATCATTATTGCTGTGACTACACTATATTGCTACATTTATCTTGTTCAGACACACACTTCATAGAAGTGATCCAGTTCCTCCTGGCTACTGTGACCCTCATCTTCACCTTGCTGCTAGTGGTTCTCTCCtacacatacatcatcaagacCATTTTGAGGATCCCCTGTAttcaacagagaaagaaagctttTTCTACATGTTCCTCTCACATGATAGTTGTCTCACTTTCTTATGGAAGctgtattttcatgtatataaatcCTTCTTTTAAAGATGCAGCAAATTTTAATAAGAGAGTAGCTGTTTTAAATACCTCTGTTGCACCTCTGTTAAACCCATTCATCTACACTCTTagaaacaagcaagtgaaaatagCCTTCAAAGATATGGTGAGGAAGGCTAtaagtttctttaaaaagtag